In the genome of Eschrichtius robustus isolate mEscRob2 chromosome 12, mEscRob2.pri, whole genome shotgun sequence, one region contains:
- the OGG1 gene encoding N-glycosylase/DNA lyase isoform X1: MLARSLLQHSMRHRTLASVPALWASIPCPRSELRLDLVLASGQSFRWREQSPAHWSGVLADQVWTLTQTEEHLYCTVYRGDKGRVGRPTLEELKAVRQYFQLDVSLAQLYHHWSSVDPHFQEVAQKFQGVRLLQQDPIECLFSFICSSNNNIARITGMVERLCQTFGPRLLQLDDVAYHGFPNLQALTGPQVEAQLRKLGLGYRARYVSASARAILEERGGLPWLQQLRKAPYEEAHKALCTLPGVGTKVADCICLMALDKPQAVPVDVHVWQIAQCDYSWHPTTAKGPSPQANKELGSFFRSLWGPYAGWAQAVLFSADLRQPHRAQEPPAKRGKRCPGPEG; encoded by the exons ATGTTAGCTCGCTCCCTTCTGCAGCATAGCATGAGACATCGCACTCTAGCCTCCGTCCCGGCCCTGTGGGCCTCCATCCCCTGTCCACGCTCTGAGCTGCGCCTGGACCTGGTTCTGGCTTCTGGACAGTCATTCCG GTGGAGGGAGCAAAGCCCTGCGCACTGGAGTGGCGTGCTGGCCGACCAGGTATGGACACTGACCCAGACTGAGGAGCATCTTTACTGCACTGTGTACCGAGGGGATAAGGGCCGGGTTGGCAGGCCCACACTGGAAGAGCTAAAGGCCGTGCGACAGTACTTCCAGCTGGATGTCAGCCTTGCTCAGCTGTATCACCACTGGAGTTCCGTGGACCCCCACTTTCAAGAGGTGGCTCAGAAATTCCAAG GTGTGCGACTCCTGCAACAGGACCCCATCGAGTGCCTCTTCTCCTTCATCTGTTCCTCCAACAACAACATTGCCCGCATCACTGGCATGGTGGAGCGGCTCTGCCAGACCTTCGGACCTCGGCTCCTCCAGCTTGATGATGTCGCCTACCATGGCTTCCCCAACTTGCAGGCCCTGACTG GGCCACAGGTGGAGGCTCAGCTCAGGAAGCTGGGCCTGGGGTATCGTGCCCGCTACGTGAGTGCCAGTGCCCGAGCCATCCTGGAAGAACGgggtggacttccctggctgcAGCAGCTGCGCAAGGCCCCCTATGAGGAGGCCCATAAGGCCCTCTGCACCCTGCCTGGGGTAGGCACCAAG GTGGCCGACTGCATCTGCTTGATGGCCCTAGACAAGCCCCAGGCTGTGCCCGTGGACGTCCACGTGTGGCAGATCGCTCAATGTGACTACAGCTGGCACCCCACCACCGCCAAGGGTCCGAGCCCGCAGGCCAACAAGGAACTGG GAAGCTTTTTCCGGAGCCTGTGGGGACCTTATGCTGGCTGGGCCCAAGCA gtGCTGTTCAGTGCTGACCTGCGCCAACCCCACCGAGCTCAGGAGCCACCAGCAAAGCGCGGAAAGAGATGCCCAGGGCCGGAAGGCTAG
- the OGG1 gene encoding N-glycosylase/DNA lyase isoform X3 has product MLARSLLQHSMRHRTLASVPALWASIPCPRSELRLDLVLASGQSFRWREQSPAHWSGVLADQVWTLTQTEEHLYCTVYRGDKGRVGRPTLEELKAVRQYFQLDVSLAQLYHHWSSVDPHFQEVAQKFQGVRLLQQDPIECLFSFICSSNNNIARITGMVERLCQTFGPRLLQLDDVAYHGFPNLQALTGPQVEAQLRKLGLGYRARYVSASARAILEERGGLPWLQQLRKAPYEEAHKALCTLPGVGTKVADCICLMALDKPQAVPVDVHVWQIAQCDYSWHPTTAKGPSPQANKELDSSPPPPGAVQC; this is encoded by the exons ATGTTAGCTCGCTCCCTTCTGCAGCATAGCATGAGACATCGCACTCTAGCCTCCGTCCCGGCCCTGTGGGCCTCCATCCCCTGTCCACGCTCTGAGCTGCGCCTGGACCTGGTTCTGGCTTCTGGACAGTCATTCCG GTGGAGGGAGCAAAGCCCTGCGCACTGGAGTGGCGTGCTGGCCGACCAGGTATGGACACTGACCCAGACTGAGGAGCATCTTTACTGCACTGTGTACCGAGGGGATAAGGGCCGGGTTGGCAGGCCCACACTGGAAGAGCTAAAGGCCGTGCGACAGTACTTCCAGCTGGATGTCAGCCTTGCTCAGCTGTATCACCACTGGAGTTCCGTGGACCCCCACTTTCAAGAGGTGGCTCAGAAATTCCAAG GTGTGCGACTCCTGCAACAGGACCCCATCGAGTGCCTCTTCTCCTTCATCTGTTCCTCCAACAACAACATTGCCCGCATCACTGGCATGGTGGAGCGGCTCTGCCAGACCTTCGGACCTCGGCTCCTCCAGCTTGATGATGTCGCCTACCATGGCTTCCCCAACTTGCAGGCCCTGACTG GGCCACAGGTGGAGGCTCAGCTCAGGAAGCTGGGCCTGGGGTATCGTGCCCGCTACGTGAGTGCCAGTGCCCGAGCCATCCTGGAAGAACGgggtggacttccctggctgcAGCAGCTGCGCAAGGCCCCCTATGAGGAGGCCCATAAGGCCCTCTGCACCCTGCCTGGGGTAGGCACCAAG GTGGCCGACTGCATCTGCTTGATGGCCCTAGACAAGCCCCAGGCTGTGCCCGTGGACGTCCACGTGTGGCAGATCGCTCAATGTGACTACAGCTGGCACCCCACCACCGCCAAGGGTCCGAGCCCGCAGGCCAACAAGGAACTGG actcctccccacccccgccaggtGCTGTTCAGTGCTGA
- the OGG1 gene encoding N-glycosylase/DNA lyase isoform X4: protein MLARSLLQHSMRHRTLASVPALWASIPCPRSELRLDLVLASGQSFRWREQSPAHWSGVLADQVWTLTQTEEHLYCTVYRGDKGRVGRPTLEELKAVRQYFQLDVSLAQLYHHWSSVDPHFQEVAQKFQGVRLLQQDPIECLFSFICSSNNNIARITGMVERLCQTFGPRLLQLDDVAYHGFPNLQALTGPQVEAQLRKLGLGYRARYVSASARAILEERGGLPWLQQLRKAPYEEAHKALCTLPGVGTKVADCICLMALDKPQAVPVDVHVWQIAQCDYSWHPTTAKGPSPQANKELGAVQC from the exons ATGTTAGCTCGCTCCCTTCTGCAGCATAGCATGAGACATCGCACTCTAGCCTCCGTCCCGGCCCTGTGGGCCTCCATCCCCTGTCCACGCTCTGAGCTGCGCCTGGACCTGGTTCTGGCTTCTGGACAGTCATTCCG GTGGAGGGAGCAAAGCCCTGCGCACTGGAGTGGCGTGCTGGCCGACCAGGTATGGACACTGACCCAGACTGAGGAGCATCTTTACTGCACTGTGTACCGAGGGGATAAGGGCCGGGTTGGCAGGCCCACACTGGAAGAGCTAAAGGCCGTGCGACAGTACTTCCAGCTGGATGTCAGCCTTGCTCAGCTGTATCACCACTGGAGTTCCGTGGACCCCCACTTTCAAGAGGTGGCTCAGAAATTCCAAG GTGTGCGACTCCTGCAACAGGACCCCATCGAGTGCCTCTTCTCCTTCATCTGTTCCTCCAACAACAACATTGCCCGCATCACTGGCATGGTGGAGCGGCTCTGCCAGACCTTCGGACCTCGGCTCCTCCAGCTTGATGATGTCGCCTACCATGGCTTCCCCAACTTGCAGGCCCTGACTG GGCCACAGGTGGAGGCTCAGCTCAGGAAGCTGGGCCTGGGGTATCGTGCCCGCTACGTGAGTGCCAGTGCCCGAGCCATCCTGGAAGAACGgggtggacttccctggctgcAGCAGCTGCGCAAGGCCCCCTATGAGGAGGCCCATAAGGCCCTCTGCACCCTGCCTGGGGTAGGCACCAAG GTGGCCGACTGCATCTGCTTGATGGCCCTAGACAAGCCCCAGGCTGTGCCCGTGGACGTCCACGTGTGGCAGATCGCTCAATGTGACTACAGCTGGCACCCCACCACCGCCAAGGGTCCGAGCCCGCAGGCCAACAAGGAACTGG gtGCTGTTCAGTGCTGA
- the OGG1 gene encoding N-glycosylase/DNA lyase isoform X2, which yields MLARSLLQHSMRHRTLASVPALWASIPCPRSELRLDLVLASGQSFRWREQSPAHWSGVLADQVWTLTQTEEHLYCTVYRGDKGRVGRPTLEELKAVRQYFQLDVSLAQLYHHWSSVDPHFQEVAQKFQGVRLLQQDPIECLFSFICSSNNNIARITGMVERLCQTFGPRLLQLDDVAYHGFPNLQALTGPQVEAQLRKLGLGYRARYVSASARAILEERGGLPWLQQLRKAPYEEAHKALCTLPGVGTKVADCICLMALDKPQAVPVDVHVWQIAQCDYSWHPTTAKGPSPQANKELGSRRGQFMSPHHFWFRKLFPEPVGTLCWLGPSSAVQC from the exons ATGTTAGCTCGCTCCCTTCTGCAGCATAGCATGAGACATCGCACTCTAGCCTCCGTCCCGGCCCTGTGGGCCTCCATCCCCTGTCCACGCTCTGAGCTGCGCCTGGACCTGGTTCTGGCTTCTGGACAGTCATTCCG GTGGAGGGAGCAAAGCCCTGCGCACTGGAGTGGCGTGCTGGCCGACCAGGTATGGACACTGACCCAGACTGAGGAGCATCTTTACTGCACTGTGTACCGAGGGGATAAGGGCCGGGTTGGCAGGCCCACACTGGAAGAGCTAAAGGCCGTGCGACAGTACTTCCAGCTGGATGTCAGCCTTGCTCAGCTGTATCACCACTGGAGTTCCGTGGACCCCCACTTTCAAGAGGTGGCTCAGAAATTCCAAG GTGTGCGACTCCTGCAACAGGACCCCATCGAGTGCCTCTTCTCCTTCATCTGTTCCTCCAACAACAACATTGCCCGCATCACTGGCATGGTGGAGCGGCTCTGCCAGACCTTCGGACCTCGGCTCCTCCAGCTTGATGATGTCGCCTACCATGGCTTCCCCAACTTGCAGGCCCTGACTG GGCCACAGGTGGAGGCTCAGCTCAGGAAGCTGGGCCTGGGGTATCGTGCCCGCTACGTGAGTGCCAGTGCCCGAGCCATCCTGGAAGAACGgggtggacttccctggctgcAGCAGCTGCGCAAGGCCCCCTATGAGGAGGCCCATAAGGCCCTCTGCACCCTGCCTGGGGTAGGCACCAAG GTGGCCGACTGCATCTGCTTGATGGCCCTAGACAAGCCCCAGGCTGTGCCCGTGGACGTCCACGTGTGGCAGATCGCTCAATGTGACTACAGCTGGCACCCCACCACCGCCAAGGGTCCGAGCCCGCAGGCCAACAAGGAACTGG GGAGCAGGAGGGGCCAATTTATGTCGCCTCACCACTTCTGGTTTAGGAAGCTTTTTCCGGAGCCTGTGGGGACCTTATGCTGGCTGGGCCCAAGCA gtGCTGTTCAGTGCTGA